From a region of the Candidatus Binatia bacterium genome:
- a CDS encoding glycosyltransferase, producing TDTPGCRETVCAERNGFLIPLQDPRKLADAISELISSPELRLQMGEESRRIVEERFDAAIVNETVIAALELN from the coding sequence CCACCGACACGCCTGGGTGCCGCGAGACTGTATGTGCCGAAAGAAACGGATTCCTCATTCCCCTTCAGGATCCAAGGAAGCTCGCCGACGCTATTTCGGAGCTGATCTCCTCGCCGGAACTACGGCTGCAAATGGGTGAAGAAAGCCGAAGAATTGTCGAAGAACGTTTCGATGCAGCCATCGTAAACGAAACTGTTATCGCA